The Deinococcus betulae DNA segment ACCCGCAACACCATCACGCGGGCCCCACGCACAGAGGTCAAGATTCTCAACGTGATGCCGATTGAACGGCACGCCTCGGATCTGGTTCGGGACGTAGGTCAGGGCTTCCGACTGCGAAACGGTTTCCAGCGGGTGGTGTTGAGCGGGCGCGCCGGCGCAGATGCCCAGCGGGGTTTTGTCGACCACACGGCCGTGCTGAACGTCAGTCTAGCCGTCAGTCATCCTGAACGCGCCGAGGTGAACTGGGTGGACGTCTGTAAGTACGGTGACGGGAGTGACGTGACTATCGCTCGGGGGCAGTTGGTGGGTGTCGAAGGACGCATCTGGAACCGAAACAAAATCCTCGCCAGCGGCGCGCGCACGACGTTCACAGCTGTTGAAGCCGCCCATATCTTTGTCGCCCAGGGCAAGGTCAATCGCCGAACAGATCTTCCGGCACTGACGGTGACGCCCTGAGAAGGTCTGCCACAAATGCCTATACCCACCCCCGGCCTTTTCGTTTAAGCTGAATTTGGAAGGAGGCCTTATGTTGACCAACCGTACACGTACCCAGTCGCTCTACGCAGCACTTCGCCCAATGTTCACGCCCTGGGGGCTCTGGGCAGGCGCGCCTGCTCGGTGGCACCGTACGGAAGGCGGCATGAGGCTGCTGCTGGCATGCGGGTATCTCCTGTGCGGGGC contains these protein-coding regions:
- a CDS encoding single-stranded DNA-binding protein, encoding MILPAKFGSMVDLIGCVAQMPEPRGDCLSFVVAGEELVTFADGNTKPMAFYQRCLIERSHLDAVHVIKGQALTVAGFLHQTRNTITRAPRTEVKILNVMPIERHASDLVRDVGQGFRLRNGFQRVVLSGRAGADAQRGFVDHTAVLNVSLAVSHPERAEVNWVDVCKYGDGSDVTIARGQLVGVEGRIWNRNKILASGARTTFTAVEAAHIFVAQGKVNRRTDLPALTVTP